Proteins encoded within one genomic window of Vulgatibacter sp.:
- a CDS encoding phosphopantetheine-binding protein, translated as MAANQIEAKVKNIIAEQLGVGEDEIKPESNFVEDLGADS; from the coding sequence ATGGCGGCTAACCAGATCGAGGCCAAGGTCAAGAACATCATCGCCGAGCAGCTCGGCGTGGGCGAAGACGAGATCAAGCCCGAGTCGAACTTCGTCGAGGACCTCGGCGCCGACTC
- the fabG gene encoding 3-oxoacyl-[acyl-carrier-protein] reductase translates to MFDFKGKVALVTGGSRGIGRAISVGLGRGGATVIVNFAGNESAAQETCQLVEQAGGKAIARRFDVADPAACTAAVEETVKEHGGLHVLVHNAGIAIDQLLMRLKDEDLERQLDVNLKAAFYLCRAAARPMMKQRGGAIVNLTSVVGEMGNGGQTAYAATKAGLIGFTKSLAKELASRNVRANLVSPGFIDTDMTRDLPEDVRKAMLGAIPLGRLGSAEEVASAVCFLASDASAYVTGEVIRVNGGMLM, encoded by the coding sequence ATGTTCGACTTCAAGGGGAAGGTCGCTCTCGTCACCGGCGGATCCCGCGGCATCGGCCGCGCGATCAGCGTGGGCCTCGGCAGGGGCGGCGCCACGGTGATCGTGAACTTCGCCGGGAACGAGTCCGCCGCGCAGGAGACCTGCCAGCTGGTGGAGCAGGCCGGTGGCAAGGCGATCGCACGCCGCTTCGACGTCGCCGATCCCGCCGCGTGCACCGCGGCGGTGGAGGAGACGGTGAAGGAGCACGGTGGCCTGCACGTGCTCGTGCACAACGCCGGCATCGCCATCGACCAGCTCCTGATGCGCCTCAAGGACGAGGATCTCGAGCGGCAGCTCGACGTGAACCTCAAGGCCGCCTTCTACCTCTGCCGCGCGGCGGCGCGGCCGATGATGAAGCAGCGCGGCGGCGCCATCGTGAACCTCACCTCGGTGGTGGGCGAGATGGGCAACGGCGGCCAGACCGCCTACGCCGCAACCAAGGCGGGCCTCATCGGCTTCACCAAGAGCCTCGCGAAGGAGCTCGCCAGCCGCAACGTGCGGGCGAACCTCGTCTCGCCGGGTTTCATCGACACCGACATGACCCGGGATCTGCCCGAGGACGTGCGCAAGGCGATGCTCGGCGCGATTCCGCTCGGGCGCCTCGGCTCCGCGGAGGAGGTGGCCAGTGCGGTCTGCTTCCTCGCGTCCGACGCCTCCGCCTACGTGACCGGCGAGGTCATCCGGGTCAACGGCGGCATGCTGATGTAG
- the fabD gene encoding ACP S-malonyltransferase, which produces MAAKVAFVFPGQGSQSVGMGKALAESFAEAREIFDRADAALGEKLSTMCFEGPDEALKLTANTQPSILTVSVAAHAVFARAFGKAPAFVAGHSLGEWSALAAMGSMSIEDAVRAVRQRGLFMQEAVPAGQGAMAAVLGLDPALVRQACEESAQGEIVAPANYNSPEQTVIAGGAAAVERASARCKELGARRALPLPVSAPFHCAMMAPVQPRLLAVLDAMEILAPSAPVVTNVEAKPNADAGRIRELLVQQVVAPVRWIECVEAMAAEGVTHMVELGPGKVLAGLVKRIDKSIEVVNVEDPASLDKAVAALA; this is translated from the coding sequence ATGGCCGCCAAGGTCGCATTCGTCTTTCCGGGACAGGGGAGCCAGTCGGTCGGCATGGGCAAGGCGCTGGCCGAGTCCTTTGCCGAAGCCCGCGAGATCTTCGACCGTGCCGACGCGGCGCTGGGCGAGAAGCTCTCGACGATGTGCTTCGAGGGGCCCGACGAGGCGCTGAAGCTCACCGCCAACACCCAGCCCTCGATCCTCACCGTGAGCGTCGCCGCCCATGCGGTCTTCGCCCGGGCCTTCGGCAAGGCCCCCGCCTTCGTCGCCGGCCACTCCCTCGGCGAGTGGAGCGCCCTCGCCGCGATGGGCTCGATGTCGATCGAGGACGCGGTGCGCGCGGTGCGCCAGCGCGGCCTCTTCATGCAGGAGGCGGTGCCCGCAGGGCAGGGCGCCATGGCAGCCGTCCTCGGCCTCGATCCGGCGCTGGTGCGCCAGGCCTGCGAGGAGAGCGCGCAGGGCGAGATCGTCGCCCCCGCCAACTACAACTCGCCCGAGCAGACGGTGATCGCCGGCGGCGCCGCCGCCGTGGAGCGGGCCTCCGCCAGGTGCAAGGAACTCGGCGCCAGGCGCGCGCTCCCGCTGCCGGTGAGCGCGCCCTTCCACTGCGCCATGATGGCGCCGGTCCAGCCCCGCCTCCTGGCGGTGCTCGACGCGATGGAGATCCTCGCGCCCTCTGCACCGGTGGTGACCAACGTGGAGGCGAAGCCGAACGCCGACGCCGGCCGCATCCGCGAGCTGCTCGTGCAGCAGGTGGTCGCGCCGGTGCGCTGGATCGAGTGCGTGGAGGCGATGGCCGCCGAGGGCGTCACCCACATGGTCGAGCTCGGGCCCGGCAAGGTCCTCGCCGGTCTGGTGAAGCGGATCGACAAGTCGATCGAGGTGGTCAACGTCGAAGACCCCGCCTCCCTCGACAAGGCAGTGGCCGCGCTGGCCTGA
- the plsX gene encoding phosphate acyltransferase PlsX: MARIAVDAMGGDHAPGVVVEGAVQACRELGADVTLVGDETRIRGELVRLGAADQKGISVRHASQVVEMHEHPGQAIRKKRDASIRVVFDLVKSGEADAAMSAGNSGAMLAAALFVLGRLPGVERPAIVAFLPTLEGRVALLDAGANVDVKPLHLVQFALLGDVYTRRVSGVPRPRIGVLSNGEELSKGTALTRSVVEALAKHPSIDFRGYAEGKDLFSGEFDVVVTDGFTGNVVLKTAEGTAWAFRQFLKRNIEQSALAKVGALFMKPVFDGVRKKLDYAEIGGAPLIGCDGTVILAHGRSGARAIRNAIRTANEAAGALGDAREEITAACTAAEGLLPAVAPETP, translated from the coding sequence ATGGCACGCATCGCCGTCGACGCGATGGGAGGCGACCACGCTCCCGGGGTCGTCGTCGAAGGGGCGGTGCAGGCCTGCCGCGAGCTCGGCGCCGACGTCACCCTCGTCGGCGACGAGACGCGGATCCGCGGCGAGCTCGTCCGGCTCGGCGCAGCAGACCAGAAGGGCATCTCCGTCCGCCACGCCTCGCAGGTGGTGGAGATGCACGAACACCCGGGCCAGGCGATCCGCAAGAAGCGGGACGCTTCGATCCGGGTGGTTTTCGATCTGGTGAAGAGCGGCGAAGCCGATGCCGCGATGTCCGCCGGCAACTCCGGCGCGATGCTCGCCGCCGCGCTCTTCGTGCTCGGCCGCCTTCCCGGCGTCGAGCGACCCGCCATCGTCGCCTTCCTGCCCACGCTCGAGGGCCGCGTCGCGCTCCTCGACGCCGGTGCGAACGTCGACGTCAAGCCGCTGCACCTGGTGCAGTTCGCGCTGCTGGGCGACGTCTACACCCGGCGGGTGAGCGGCGTGCCGCGCCCCCGCATCGGCGTCCTCTCGAACGGCGAGGAGCTCTCCAAGGGCACCGCGCTCACCCGCAGCGTGGTCGAGGCCCTGGCGAAGCATCCTTCGATCGATTTCCGCGGCTACGCCGAGGGGAAGGATCTCTTCTCCGGGGAATTCGACGTGGTGGTCACCGACGGCTTCACCGGCAACGTGGTCCTCAAGACCGCCGAGGGGACCGCCTGGGCGTTCCGCCAATTCCTCAAGCGCAACATCGAGCAGTCGGCGCTGGCGAAGGTGGGCGCGCTCTTCATGAAGCCCGTCTTCGACGGGGTCCGGAAGAAGCTCGATTACGCCGAGATTGGCGGCGCGCCGCTGATCGGCTGCGACGGCACGGTGATCCTCGCCCACGGCCGCTCCGGCGCCCGCGCGATCCGGAACGCGATCCGCACCGCCAACGAGGCTGCAGGTGCCCTGGGCGACGCGAGGGAGGAGATCACCGCTGCGTGCACCGCTGCGGAAGGCCTCCTGCCTGCCGTCGCTCCCGAGACACCCTGA
- the rpmF gene encoding 50S ribosomal protein L32, which translates to MGVPKKRTSKQKRDQRRAHWKVSAPNVVSCPNCASPTMSHRVCPTCGTYKGKQVVQVAE; encoded by the coding sequence GTGGGTGTTCCCAAGAAGCGTACGTCGAAGCAGAAGCGCGATCAGCGCCGCGCCCACTGGAAGGTCAGCGCCCCCAACGTGGTGAGCTGCCCGAACTGCGCCTCGCCCACCATGTCGCACCGGGTCTGCCCGACCTGCGGCACCTACAAGGGCAAGCAGGTCGTCCAGGTCGCCGAGTAA
- a CDS encoding YceD family protein translates to MNLRVKIDEIKDAGLDLQRELPQAALGAILDAEPPTGFAAAAPATLAVHFDRVNDRDIVARGGFDAAVAADCRRCLAPVRIDLPVKFELDFVNASKVKELAPGRDEDSGEGEIGGTFRPDEADQVAYTGQELDLEPVVREQLLLALPMDALCTEDCKGLCQVCGGNLNESVCSCDRHVPDPRWAGLKDIKLPK, encoded by the coding sequence ATGAACCTCCGAGTCAAAATCGACGAAATCAAGGACGCAGGGCTCGATCTGCAGCGGGAGCTGCCGCAGGCCGCGCTCGGTGCGATCCTCGATGCGGAGCCGCCCACCGGCTTCGCGGCCGCCGCGCCCGCCACGCTCGCGGTCCATTTCGACCGCGTCAACGACCGCGACATCGTCGCGCGGGGTGGCTTCGATGCCGCCGTCGCCGCCGACTGCCGCCGCTGCCTCGCCCCGGTGCGGATCGACCTGCCGGTGAAGTTCGAGCTCGACTTCGTCAACGCCTCCAAGGTGAAGGAGCTCGCTCCCGGGAGGGACGAGGACTCGGGCGAGGGCGAAATCGGCGGGACCTTCCGGCCCGACGAGGCCGATCAGGTGGCCTACACCGGGCAGGAACTCGATCTCGAGCCGGTGGTCCGGGAGCAGCTCCTGCTGGCGCTGCCGATGGATGCCCTGTGCACCGAGGACTGCAAGGGCCTCTGCCAGGTCTGTGGCGGCAATCTCAACGAGTCCGTCTGCTCCTGCGATCGCCACGTGCCCGACCCGCGTTGGGCCGGGCTCAAGGACATCAAGCTCCCGAAGTAG
- a CDS encoding Hsp20/alpha crystallin family protein, which translates to MAFGLSPWDPFREFERIDRLFRRGFESPFGRMAESIGTPAVEITDEEDHYLVKAEIPGVKEEDVEITLSGNMLTLRGEKRIERRAPRTVEARPVGGAGKKAGKEEKGTGKEQNAEAGEKAGGSQALAEGEGSRELSRPLFSEVYYGNFERVLALPDDIDPDKVEATSEHGVFQIRIGKKEQQRARRISVTRH; encoded by the coding sequence ATGGCATTCGGATTGAGTCCCTGGGATCCGTTCCGCGAGTTCGAGCGCATCGACCGCTTGTTCCGTCGCGGCTTCGAGTCGCCCTTCGGCAGGATGGCCGAGAGCATCGGAACGCCGGCGGTGGAGATCACCGACGAAGAGGATCACTACCTGGTGAAGGCGGAGATCCCCGGCGTGAAGGAGGAGGACGTCGAGATCACCCTGAGCGGCAACATGCTCACGCTCCGGGGCGAGAAACGGATCGAGCGGCGCGCGCCGCGGACCGTCGAGGCCCGGCCCGTGGGCGGCGCCGGGAAGAAGGCGGGAAAGGAAGAGAAGGGCACCGGCAAGGAGCAGAACGCCGAAGCCGGGGAGAAGGCCGGCGGGAGCCAGGCCCTGGCCGAAGGCGAGGGGAGCCGGGAGCTCTCCCGTCCGCTCTTCAGCGAGGTCTACTACGGTAACTTCGAGCGGGTGCTCGCACTGCCCGACGACATCGATCCGGACAAGGTGGAGGCGACGAGCGAACATGGCGTCTTCCAGATCCGGATCGGGAAGAAGGAGCAGCAGCGGGCCCGGCGGATCAGCGTCACCCGGCACTGA